Within the Cryptococcus neoformans var. neoformans B-3501A chromosome 1, whole genome shotgun sequence genome, the region TCATCCCACTCCCCTCCTCAACGTCTTAACCGCTTTTTCACCACCCTTCATGCCTGTCTTCGTAACCCATCCCGAGCAGTTTTCCAATTTTATCCGTCTTCTGATGATCAAGTTACCATGATCACGACAGCCGCCCAGCGGGCAGGTTTCGGTGGTGGTCTTGTAGTGGACTATCCGAACTCCAGGAAGGCTAGAAAGATGTATTTATGCTTGATGGTCGGGCAGCAAGAAATACCCAAAGCATTAGACGGTGACGAAATGGACGTCGATGAAGAAACTAtagggaagaggagagatgaaATTAAGAacgaaaggagaaggcgacGAGAGGCTAGGagaaagacaaagaagggCAATAAGGATGTCAAGGCGAAGGAATGGAtcttgaaaaagaaggacCTTTATAGGACAAGAGGTAAAGAAGGGTGAGTTTCGTTGGCTCTGCAAAACCTATAAGCATGCTCGCTGACTTGTCCCTTTCCAGCGTCCCTCGAGATTCTAAGTACACTGCTCGAAAACGAAAGACTTATTTTTAAGGACGTGTATTTGCAGGATGTATTCACATTTCGGCATGGTTTTCAGAGGCCATTTTATGACTATGCACCACTTTTTACTAGATGCCAACAACTGTCAGAGACGCCAAGGTATAATTGATATGACTTATTGATATACCAGATAATCGGGAAGGGCCCGGGTGCTCATCTGAACATGATTCCAAGACACGAGTGCTGCATACTATACTTGGCAGAAGGTTCGGCTTCAAAGCAAAACCAAAAAGCCAAACATTGAGAGCCGAAGAAGTCACTTTACGAGCCAGTCGAACCAAAAAACAAAGCAAGCGGATGCCCTTCCGGCAAACAAAGTATATATGCAGATGTGGTCATTCACAAATAACGGTATACTCACTGCGATAGTTTAAGCTGTTGAAAGGCGTACAGTATGAAACTTTCACTCAAGAGAGTGTAGCAAGGTCCACACTATCAAAAACTGTAGGTGAGTTGAAGATGTATGCGTACTCACTCTCATGCCAACTATGGCAAAATCGCCGGCGTCAAGCAGCGGTGCAAGCAATGCACTTGTACCCCGCAGACCACGTCGGGTGAAAGATTGCAGCCGTCGTCAATATTTGCAATGATAAATTGTGTTTTGCCAGGTATCGTAGCATCTTGTCcttctgaagaagaatactGGAGTCTGTTCAAACTTGCATTGCTGATTACAATATACGAAAGAGTTTGTTGCGTGCTTTGGCACATTGTATTTTTATGTTTTGGGTTTTTTTGGGTATGCACAGTGTGTTTGATTGACGCGCGCGGAATTTTTTGCTACTGAAAAAAGACGAAAACTAATACCTAGGTACTTCGGGGGCGGGGGCAGCAGTAGAACGAGCAGGAGAAGCGGAGTATCTGCTTCGTCGGGAACTGAGAGTAATAGTCAGCGCGTGTAACATTATCCGACATCTGCTTACCTTCGCCTATCATAATCATAGTCGGCATACTTGTCTTGCTTGTCGTATTTATCGTAGCTGTAATCATCTCTCCTGCTGCGACCTTCATAAGGGTCACCAGTCCTACGAGAACCGTAAGACTCTCTGTTTTTAAGAATAAAAGAAGTTTATCAGTGGATGAGCCTGTGGCGCTACAAAAGCCGACTTGCCTGTAGCCGCCATCTCGATCGTCGTGTCTGCTGCTACTTGAACCGTAATAATCACGGCGATCGTCGTGACGTCGATCGCCGTAGCCTCCTCGGCGATCATCATAGCGCCCACGACCGTAGCGGTCATCGCCTGCCCGATATGAGCTCAAGATTGCATTGCAATTCATATGTGAGAGAGAAGACTTACGAACTGGTCTCTTGGCACCCATATACTGGCCAGGTGTGGAAGAGTGAGGTTTCTGAGTAGCAGAATAGTCGACGCGAATGTTTCGGCCGTGAAGACTAAGCCCATTCAGTTTTTCAATACACCGTGCCGCATCGTCAACGGTTCGCATTGTTATAAAGCCGAATCCTCGAGAACGATCGGTCTAGTTGATTGAAAGTTAGCGATTGTAAAAGCTTTGAATGAGGAATATCTACCCTTTGGTCATAAACAATAACAACCTTCTCCACATCACCATATCTCATAAACTCATCCTCGAGGTCTCGCTCACGAGTGCGAATAGAAAGACCAAAGACACCGAGAACTGGGTTCGGGTTGACTGGAGGTGGAGCCTGAGCAGGTCGACGGGGTGCTTCCCTAGAGGGATGCTTAGCCACATATAATGGAGAGGCAAGAATATATAAATCAAATAAAGACAGGGCGTTGGTATTCGACCGGATGCAACCAACAAATTTCCGGACAACCCTTGATGAGAAGCTGACTCACAATGCAGGGCGATCACTTCTGTAAGTATCGCCTCCCTTGGCAGAATACGAGTCATCTCTCAGCTCGTCATCATATCTGGCAGGTGGAGGACGAGTAGAGTACTTGTCCTCCGCATAGTCTCGCGGAAGTGGAGAAGCAGCTCGCTCATCGTATGATTCGCGAGGGGGAGCGACAGAGGATTCTGGCTGAGACTGAGTAATGAAATATAAGCTTGTGATCAGGACAAGGGAAAGATGTGATGCCGTATGGGTACTTACCATAATGAAGGTCCTGGCGATGTGTAGCAAtagacgagaagaagttgaaggaATATGAAAACAGTGATGGTGTGTTCGTTGTTGGACGCGAGACCGAGCGAAGAATGTATGATGCCACGTTTTTAgtattacgtaatataCACCTCTTAAACCTTTAAGTGTGTTATTATGAAACGCCGCCAGGAGAATTGACTGTGGCCATTGAGGGTTTTTTCCGAACAGTTATTTCTTACTTTTTGTCCCGAGCGTCGAAGGCATGCCGCTACACATATAACACTCAAACAGAAACACTGTACTTCTTCTACTGGCATAATGATTTCCACATCTTAGATAGAGCACTTTTTTGCATATTTACTCTGGGCTGGAGGCAGCTCAGGCATTGCAAAATAAAAACCCAAGGCAAGTTACTACGCACAAACTAAGCCGGAGAAGCAAATGCGATGAGAAATCCCCCCGACAACAACGGCAAACAGACGCGAGCCGGCAGAGTCGGTATGCGGATCTTCCAAGCGTAATAATCTCTGGGAGAATAGGACGGTAGCGAATGTGGCTATGAAGGCACCGTTGGTGACCAGGGGTTGACGACTCATGACACTTAAGTTGTCAAGCGGAGACCTAatggaggggaagatgagggagaagCTTAAGAcgtgggagaaggaaattgCCAGCTTGAAAGGGTACTGCTGAACGAGAAGAAATCGTTGACCCTTCCAAGATATCGTGGAATTCTAGCAGCTAAGAGTGGCTCAATGGGAATGAGGGCTTAGAGTATCGAGTCTACATCAGGAACTCTAGCATCGGCAGAATCGaggacaacaacaaccgGCACGTCAGCTCAGGAGTCACCACATTCAGGAGTGTCAAAAGCTTCCTCTCGATCACATCGATGACTGGTTGGATGCTCTGGAAAGGCACGTCTCTTCACAAAAAGGGCACTCTGCAAATCCACAAAAT harbors:
- a CDS encoding hypothetical protein (Match to ESTs gb|CF190133.1|CF190133, gb|CF189527.1|CF189527, gb|CF189526.1|CF189526; Similar to gi|15242087|ref|NP_200538.1| expressed protein [Arabidopsis thaliana], FASTA scores: opt: 987, E(): 1e-55, (53.265% identity (74.570% similar) in 291 aa overlap (2-287:3-289))), which codes for MSRPEEISPPEIFYGDTEAAKYTANTRIKNIQSQMTERALQLLALPEDQSAYVLDIGCGSGLSGELLDEEGHVWVGVDIAPSMLEVALEREVEGDLFLQDIGQGFGFRPGTFDGAISISVIQWLLNADSSSHSPPQRLNRFFTTLHACLRNPSRAVFQFYPSSDDQVTMITTAAQRAGFGGGLVVDYPNSRKARKMYLCLMVGQQEIPKALDGDEMDVDEETIGKRRDEIKNERRRRREARRKTKKGNKDVKAKEWILKKKDLYRTRGKEGVPRDSKYTARKRKTYF
- a CDS encoding hypothetical protein (Match to ESTs gb|CF192874.1|CF192874, gb|CF186950.1|CF186950; Similar to gi|46096955|gb|EAK82188.1| hypothetical protein UM01325.1 [Ustilago maydis 521], FASTA scores: opt: 500, E(): 1.7e-22, (54.601% identity (68.098% similar) in 163 aa overlap (18-177:123-281)); HMMPfam hit to RRM_1, RNA recognition motif. (a.k.a. RRM, RBD, or RNP domain), score: 80.4, E(): 4.6e-21) — protein: MSQPESSVAPPRESYDERAASPLPRDYAEDKYSTRPPPARYDDELRDDSYSAKGGDTYRSDRPALEAPRRPAQAPPPVNPNPVLGVFGLSIRTRERDLEDEFMRYGDVEKVVIVYDQRTDRSRGFGFITMRTVDDAARCIEKLNGLSLHGRNIRVDYSATQKPHSSTPGQYMGAKRPAMTATVVGAMMIAEEATAIDVTTIAVIITVQVAADTTIEMAATGKESYGSRRTGDPYEGRSRRDDYSYDKYDKQDKYADYDYDRRSSRRSRYSASPARSTAAPAPEVPRY